One window of Deinococcus depolymerans genomic DNA carries:
- the speA gene encoding biosynthetic arginine decarboxylase, with product MTTPSSFSTTDAAELYQVPNWSGGWFRVSDKGQVEVTPSPGLHVPLRSIVDEIVDRGESLPVILRFPQVITGRVKHLNESFQSAIQEYGYTGHYQGVFPIKVNQRRAVVEAVASAGYDFAHGLEAGSKAELALCLAQKMHPDALLCCNGFKDDGFIKLALWGRTLGKNVVITIEKFSELDRILKQAKALGVRPAMGVRFKLHARGSGQWEESGGDQAKFGLNAYELLRVVERLREEDMLDTLVMLHTHIGSQITDIRRVKVAVREATQTYAGLIAAGAQLKYLNVGGGLGVDYDGSKTTFYASMNYTVREYAADIVYTVQEVCKARSVPEPVIVSESGRALTAHHAVLILPVVDVTGPTRDLEDLAPADENSHQIVKDMEEILANISARNYRESYNDAVGDKQTLHNLFDLGYVTLPDRARGEALFNAILRKIARLIQNEKYVPDELEDLQKVLADKYICNFSLFQSLPDNWAIQALFPIVPLDRLNEKPTRQATIVDITCDSDGKIEKFIDLRDVKATLPLHEPGDRPYYLGVFLMGAYQDVLGSAHNLFGKVSEAHVTVRPGGKYHIDLFVRGQKARRMIESMGYEEPMLRDAIEDQADAAIKLGTLTGEQEHELLEDYGEELLGYTYLEYEN from the coding sequence ATGACGACACCCAGCAGTTTTTCCACCACCGACGCCGCCGAGCTGTACCAGGTCCCCAACTGGTCCGGCGGCTGGTTCCGCGTGTCCGACAAGGGTCAGGTTGAGGTCACGCCCAGCCCCGGCCTGCACGTGCCGCTGCGCTCCATCGTGGACGAGATCGTGGACCGCGGGGAGAGCCTGCCGGTCATCCTGCGCTTCCCGCAGGTCATCACGGGCCGCGTCAAGCACCTGAACGAGTCCTTCCAGTCCGCCATTCAGGAGTACGGCTACACCGGCCACTACCAGGGCGTGTTCCCGATCAAGGTCAACCAGCGCCGCGCGGTCGTCGAGGCCGTCGCGTCGGCCGGGTACGACTTCGCGCACGGCCTGGAGGCCGGGTCCAAGGCCGAACTGGCGCTGTGCCTCGCGCAGAAGATGCACCCCGACGCGCTGCTGTGCTGCAACGGCTTCAAGGACGACGGGTTCATCAAGCTGGCCCTGTGGGGCCGCACGCTCGGCAAGAACGTGGTCATCACCATCGAGAAGTTCAGTGAACTCGACCGGATCCTCAAGCAGGCCAAGGCGCTCGGCGTGCGCCCCGCCATGGGCGTGCGCTTCAAGCTGCACGCGCGCGGCTCGGGGCAGTGGGAGGAGAGCGGCGGCGACCAGGCGAAGTTCGGCCTGAACGCCTACGAACTGCTGCGCGTCGTCGAACGCCTGCGGGAAGAGGACATGCTCGACACGCTGGTCATGCTGCACACCCACATCGGGTCGCAGATCACCGACATCCGCCGCGTGAAGGTCGCGGTGCGCGAGGCCACCCAGACGTACGCCGGCCTGATCGCCGCCGGCGCGCAACTGAAGTACCTGAACGTGGGCGGCGGCCTGGGCGTCGACTACGACGGCTCCAAGACCACCTTCTACGCCAGCATGAACTACACCGTCCGCGAGTACGCCGCCGACATCGTGTACACCGTGCAGGAGGTCTGCAAGGCCAGAAGCGTGCCGGAACCCGTGATCGTCTCCGAGTCCGGCCGGGCCCTGACCGCGCACCACGCCGTGCTGATCCTGCCGGTCGTGGACGTCACCGGCCCCACCCGCGACCTCGAGGACCTCGCCCCGGCCGACGAGAACAGCCACCAGATCGTCAAGGACATGGAAGAGATCCTCGCGAACATCTCGGCGCGCAACTACCGCGAGTCGTACAACGACGCGGTCGGCGACAAGCAGACGCTGCACAACCTGTTCGACCTGGGCTACGTGACCCTGCCCGACCGGGCGCGCGGCGAGGCGCTGTTCAACGCCATCCTGCGCAAGATCGCCCGGCTCATCCAGAACGAGAAGTACGTCCCGGACGAACTCGAGGACCTGCAGAAAGTCCTGGCCGACAAGTACATCTGCAACTTCTCCCTGTTCCAGAGTCTGCCGGACAACTGGGCGATCCAGGCGCTCTTCCCGATCGTGCCGCTCGACCGCCTGAACGAGAAACCCACCCGGCAGGCGACCATCGTGGACATCACCTGCGACAGCGACGGCAAGATCGAGAAGTTCATCGACCTGCGCGACGTGAAGGCCACCCTGCCGCTGCACGAACCCGGCGACCGCCCCTACTACCTGGGCGTGTTCCTGATGGGCGCGTACCAGGACGTGCTGGGCAGCGCCCACAACCTGTTCGGCAAGGTCAGTGAGGCCCACGTGACGGTCCGCCCCGGCGGGAAGTACCACATCGACCTGTTCGTGCGCGGCCAGAAGGCGCGGCGCATGATCGAGTCCATGGGCTACGAGGAACCCATGCTGCGCGACGCCATCGAGGACCAGGCCGACGCCGCCATCAAACTCGGCACCCTGACCGGCGAGCAGGAACACGAACTGCTCGAAGATTACGGCGAGGAACTGCTCGGCTACACGTACCTCGAATACGAGAACTGA
- a CDS encoding RidA family protein, translating into MRQNISSGSPWEAQIGYSRAVKVGNTVQVSGTTATVNGEVVGEGDPAEQTRAALGIIRTALETAGAQLSDVVRTRIYVTDISRWEEVARAHGEVFRDIRPATTLVQVAALIDPLHLVEIEAEAVIGG; encoded by the coding sequence ATGCGTCAGAACATCAGCAGTGGCAGCCCCTGGGAAGCGCAGATCGGGTACTCACGCGCCGTGAAGGTCGGGAACACCGTCCAGGTCAGCGGCACGACCGCCACCGTGAACGGCGAGGTCGTCGGCGAGGGCGACCCGGCCGAGCAGACCCGCGCGGCGCTGGGCATCATCCGCACCGCGCTGGAAACGGCCGGCGCGCAGCTGTCCGACGTGGTCCGCACCCGCATCTACGTGACGGACATCAGCCGCTGGGAGGAAGTGGCCCGCGCGCACGGCGAGGTGTTCCGCGACATCCGCCCCGCCACGACCCTGGTGCAGGTCGCCGCGCTGATCGACCCGCTGCACCTCGTGGAGATCGAGGCCGAAGCCGTCATCGGCGGGTGA
- a CDS encoding DegV family protein: MNSIVLTDSTSDLEAGQADAIGLRVIPLTVHFDGRDWLDHQELGSEELFRRVDAGAAMPVTAPPTVQAYRETLEALLQRHDHVLAVHVSSRLSDTCSHAAEAALAFPGRVTVHDSWQSAAGLALQAERAARLMRDHVPAAQVAQVLQSLRQYAQTRMCLNTLGYLQRGGRIGGAAALLGGLLNLKPILGLREGRVEPFARAVGAGRAMNSMTEQLRACAASLPQGRVAFFHNGASDSVDALRFEARRLGVQESMTLSLGTVLSAHSGPGVFGFSFEPAHVWQNFRSY, from the coding sequence ATGAACAGCATCGTCCTGACCGACTCCACCAGCGACCTCGAAGCCGGTCAGGCCGACGCCATCGGCCTGCGGGTCATTCCCCTCACCGTCCACTTCGACGGGCGTGACTGGCTCGATCACCAGGAACTCGGCAGCGAGGAACTTTTCCGCCGCGTGGACGCCGGAGCCGCCATGCCCGTCACCGCGCCCCCCACCGTGCAGGCCTACCGCGAGACGCTCGAGGCCCTGCTGCAACGCCACGATCACGTGCTGGCCGTACACGTCAGCAGCCGCCTGAGCGACACCTGCAGCCACGCCGCCGAGGCCGCGCTGGCCTTCCCGGGGCGGGTCACCGTCCACGACTCCTGGCAGTCCGCCGCCGGACTGGCCCTGCAGGCCGAGCGGGCCGCGCGCCTGATGCGTGACCACGTGCCGGCCGCGCAGGTCGCGCAGGTCCTGCAGAGCCTGCGGCAGTACGCGCAGACCCGCATGTGCCTGAACACCCTGGGATACCTGCAGCGCGGCGGACGGATCGGCGGCGCGGCGGCCCTGCTGGGCGGCCTGCTGAACCTGAAACCCATCCTGGGCCTGCGCGAGGGCCGGGTGGAACCCTTCGCGCGTGCCGTCGGCGCCGGCCGCGCCATGAACAGCATGACCGAGCAGCTGCGCGCCTGCGCCGCCAGCCTCCCGCAGGGCCGCGTGGCGTTCTTCCACAACGGCGCCTCCGACAGCGTCGACGCCCTGCGGTTCGAGGCCCGCCGCCTGGGCGTGCAGGAAAGCATGACCCTGAGCCTCGGCACGGTCCTCTCCGCGCACAGCGGTCCCGGCGTGTTCGGCTTCAGCTTCGAACCCGCGCACGTCTGGCAGAACTTCCGCTCGTACTGA
- a CDS encoding class I SAM-dependent RNA methyltransferase: MSDALLTLEIEKLVAGGLGLARDESGVVLVRGALPGEQVTARVRAGKGVRQGQTVEVLRRSPVRVDGPDLPTADLAHATYEAQLDFKRAFVQEALSRIAKVQHGVSPTVPSPEAWGYRNTAQYLVTPGGLAYRERRGSEPLVVRRDPLVMPQIQAVMDRIDPTLLDPATEVAFRASRLTGEVVAAVIGAGETRQYLRASDHLMEAGVVGVSLAQPAGKRFSAGVRLIAGESEIREQFGQVQVSVSATGFAQVNPQAAGLAYERAAELAGKGEHAVDLYGGAGAIGRHLAPNFRRVTVLDAAPEALARGRQDVAVSGESNVTFRSGDAARFSELGTDVIVVDPPRAGLEEGAREHINASTADRLVYVSCDPATWARDVGDLVRRGWKLADVIPHDFYPQTSHVEIVSVLNR, from the coding sequence ATGTCGGACGCTTTACTTACGCTGGAAATCGAGAAACTTGTTGCGGGGGGGCTGGGGCTCGCCCGGGACGAGTCCGGCGTGGTGCTGGTCCGTGGGGCGCTGCCCGGCGAGCAGGTCACCGCGCGGGTCAGGGCCGGGAAGGGCGTGCGCCAGGGCCAGACGGTCGAGGTGCTGCGCCGCAGTCCCGTCCGCGTGGACGGCCCGGACCTGCCCACCGCCGACCTGGCGCACGCCACCTACGAGGCGCAGCTGGACTTCAAACGCGCCTTCGTGCAGGAGGCCTTGAGCCGCATCGCCAAGGTGCAGCACGGCGTGTCACCCACCGTGCCCAGCCCCGAGGCCTGGGGGTACCGCAACACCGCGCAGTACCTCGTGACGCCCGGCGGCCTCGCCTACCGCGAGCGGCGCGGCAGCGAACCGCTGGTCGTGCGCAGGGACCCGCTGGTCATGCCGCAGATCCAGGCCGTCATGGACCGCATCGATCCCACGCTGCTGGACCCCGCCACCGAGGTCGCGTTCCGCGCCAGCCGCCTGACCGGCGAGGTCGTCGCCGCCGTGATCGGCGCCGGTGAGACCCGCCAGTACCTGCGCGCCAGCGATCACCTGATGGAAGCCGGCGTGGTGGGCGTGTCGCTGGCGCAGCCCGCCGGGAAGCGCTTCAGCGCCGGCGTGCGCCTGATCGCCGGGGAGAGCGAGATCCGCGAGCAGTTCGGGCAGGTGCAGGTCAGCGTGTCCGCCACGGGCTTCGCGCAGGTGAACCCGCAGGCCGCCGGACTGGCCTACGAGCGGGCCGCCGAACTGGCCGGCAAGGGCGAGCACGCCGTGGACCTGTACGGCGGGGCCGGCGCGATCGGCCGTCACCTCGCCCCGAACTTCCGGCGCGTGACCGTGCTGGACGCCGCGCCGGAGGCGCTCGCCCGTGGCCGTCAGGACGTGGCGGTCAGCGGCGAGAGCAACGTCACGTTCCGCAGTGGCGACGCCGCCCGCTTCAGCGAACTCGGCACCGACGTGATCGTCGTGGACCCGCCCCGCGCCGGGCTGGAGGAGGGCGCGCGCGAGCACATCAACGCCAGCACCGCCGACCGCCTCGTGTACGTCTCCTGCGACCCGGCCACGTGGGCGCGTGACGTGGGCGACCTCGTGCGGCGCGGCTGGAAGCTCGCGGACGTCATCCCGCACGACTTCTACCCGCAGACCAGTCACGTGGAGATCGTCAGCGTCCTGAACCGCTGA
- a CDS encoding aldo/keto reductase, which yields MTSSPSGSVRPFDPASPRLGLGLAALGRPGYINLGHARDLPDRSVEGMRAQAWAVLDEAYAAGVRYFDAARSYGLAEEFLGGWVQARGHRDAVLGSKWGYTYVADWQPDAPVHEVKTHDRATLDRQWPQTLAALGGPPALYLIHSATLESGVLENPAVLSRLAELAAGGVRVGLSTSGPAQADTIRRALDVRVDGVNPLGAVQATWNLLDRSAGAALADAHAAGWVTVVKEGVANGRLSARGLGGRGDVPAPLAALAAELGVTPDAAALAAVLAQPWADMVLSGAGTAGQLAQNLAALRVQVPADALPELAVDARTYWQERAALPWN from the coding sequence ATGACCTCTTCCCCTTCCGGTTCCGTCCGTCCGTTCGATCCGGCGTCACCCCGCCTTGGGCTGGGACTGGCGGCGCTGGGCCGCCCCGGGTACATCAACCTGGGGCACGCGCGTGACCTGCCGGACCGGTCGGTGGAGGGCATGCGGGCGCAGGCGTGGGCGGTGCTGGACGAGGCGTACGCGGCGGGCGTGCGGTACTTCGACGCGGCGCGCAGTTACGGGCTGGCCGAGGAGTTCCTGGGCGGGTGGGTGCAGGCGCGCGGGCACCGGGACGCCGTGCTGGGCAGCAAGTGGGGGTACACGTACGTGGCGGACTGGCAGCCGGACGCGCCCGTGCATGAGGTCAAGACGCACGACCGGGCCACGCTGGACCGGCAGTGGCCGCAGACGCTCGCGGCGCTGGGCGGCCCCCCGGCGCTGTACCTGATTCACTCGGCGACGCTGGAGTCGGGCGTGCTGGAGAACCCGGCGGTGCTCTCCCGGCTGGCGGAACTGGCGGCGGGGGGCGTGCGGGTGGGCCTGAGTACCAGCGGCCCCGCGCAGGCGGACACGATCCGGCGGGCGCTGGACGTGCGGGTGGACGGCGTGAATCCGCTGGGTGCGGTGCAGGCCACCTGGAACCTGCTGGACCGCTCGGCGGGTGCGGCCCTGGCCGACGCGCACGCGGCCGGGTGGGTGACCGTGGTGAAGGAGGGCGTGGCGAACGGCCGCCTGAGTGCGCGGGGCCTGGGCGGGCGCGGGGACGTGCCCGCCCCGCTAGCGGCGCTGGCGGCCGAGCTGGGGGTCACGCCGGACGCGGCGGCCCTGGCGGCGGTGCTGGCGCAACCCTGGGCGGACATGGTCCTGAGCGGCGCGGGAACCGCCGGGCAGCTGGCGCAGAATCTGGCGGCGCTGCGCGTGCAGGTGCCGGCGGACGCCCTGCCGGAACTGGCGGTGGACGCCCGCACGTACTGGCAGGAACGGGCGGCGCTGCCCTGGAACTGA
- a CDS encoding 4'-phosphopantetheinyl transferase superfamily protein, whose protein sequence is MIIAVGHDLIEIDRIRRMLEREGRRAEKLFAPSELAYCARLSDPVPSLAARFAAKEAFQKVWPRPHGWRDVWVERTPTPGGPFPFARPHLAFAPHIEQHMREQGWTAHLTLTHTREHASAVVILEER, encoded by the coding sequence GTGATTATCGCCGTGGGCCACGACCTGATCGAGATCGACCGCATCCGGCGCATGCTGGAACGCGAGGGCCGGCGGGCCGAGAAGCTCTTCGCGCCCAGCGAACTCGCGTACTGCGCGCGCCTGAGCGACCCGGTCCCCAGCCTCGCGGCGCGTTTCGCGGCCAAGGAAGCCTTCCAGAAGGTCTGGCCGCGCCCGCACGGCTGGCGGGACGTGTGGGTGGAGCGCACGCCCACGCCCGGCGGTCCCTTTCCGTTCGCGCGGCCGCACCTGGCGTTCGCGCCGCACATCGAGCAGCACATGCGCGAGCAGGGCTGGACGGCGCACCTGACCCTCACGCACACCCGCGAGCACGCCTCGGCCGTCGTGATTCTCGAGGAGCGCTGA
- a CDS encoding HepT-like ribonuclease domain-containing protein has protein sequence MNAAQPLFPDVRLETVAGRLREVQAQWAALGVTRVRVFGSVARGEAGEASDIDLLIDFAPTQARGLLDLMRAREVFERALGRRVDVVTEGALRAPLRAEILADAVDVLSVPDNLPSSHRDKRWRWRVFDLLGVLDRVVAFTDGLTLATFERDELVQEAVLHGLARLGETTKFIPQSVQDTHPELPWTLLRDVRNLVSHDYFGIEVRLVWHTARVDLPALRPALQRLADAATMSVAAGH, from the coding sequence ATGAACGCTGCCCAGCCGCTCTTTCCGGATGTTCGCCTCGAGACGGTCGCGGGTCGCCTGCGGGAGGTTCAGGCGCAGTGGGCGGCGCTGGGGGTCACGCGCGTGCGGGTGTTCGGGTCGGTCGCGCGGGGCGAGGCGGGCGAGGCCAGCGACATCGACCTGCTGATCGACTTCGCGCCCACACAGGCGCGGGGCCTGCTGGACCTGATGCGGGCGCGGGAGGTGTTCGAGCGGGCGCTGGGCCGCCGGGTGGACGTGGTGACGGAAGGGGCCCTGCGCGCCCCGCTGCGCGCCGAGATCCTGGCGGACGCGGTGGACGTGCTGAGCGTCCCGGACAACCTGCCGTCCTCGCACCGCGACAAGCGCTGGCGCTGGCGGGTGTTCGATCTGCTCGGCGTGCTGGACCGGGTGGTGGCCTTCACGGACGGCCTGACCCTGGCGACCTTCGAGCGGGACGAACTGGTGCAGGAGGCCGTGCTGCACGGGCTGGCGCGGCTGGGCGAGACCACGAAGTTCATTCCCCAGTCGGTGCAGGACACGCACCCGGAACTGCCCTGGACGCTGCTGCGCGACGTGCGGAACCTGGTGTCGCACGATTACTTCGGGATCGAGGTGCGGCTGGTCTGGCACACGGCCCGCGTGGACCTCCCGGCCCTGCGGCCGGCCCTGCAACGTCTGGCCGACGCCGCGACCATGTCGGTGGCTGCCGGGCACTAG
- the paaA gene encoding 1,2-phenylacetyl-CoA epoxidase subunit PaaA, which translates to MTQPTPAQTGITSGETAEQHAHFEARIARGEKIEPGDWMPAEYRRQLIRMISQHAHSEVVGMLPEGEWITRAPSLRRKTILMAKVQDEAGHGQYLYHAAETLGATREDMLQALLSGKAKYSSIFNYPTHSWADVGMIGWLVDGAAIKNQTMLAGCSYGPYSRAMVRICSEETFHHKQGKEMIVAYAQGTPEQRALAQDALNRWWWPAMMMLGPHDADSPNSGVLTKWGIKLKSNDEVRQEFINEHVPELLEAGLTIPDPDLHQDEQGNWRHGPIHWDEFWAVIRGEQGLNKERLGARQAAHDDGAWVRDALQAYTDRQRAVAAD; encoded by the coding sequence ATGACCCAACCCACCCCCGCCCAGACCGGCATCACATCCGGCGAAACCGCCGAGCAGCACGCGCACTTCGAGGCCCGCATCGCCCGCGGCGAGAAGATCGAGCCCGGCGACTGGATGCCCGCCGAGTACCGCCGCCAGCTCATCCGCATGATCAGCCAGCACGCCCACAGCGAGGTCGTCGGGATGCTCCCCGAAGGCGAATGGATCACCCGCGCACCCAGCCTGAGGCGCAAGACCATCCTCATGGCCAAGGTTCAGGACGAGGCCGGGCACGGCCAGTACCTCTACCACGCCGCCGAAACCCTCGGCGCCACCCGCGAGGACATGCTCCAGGCCCTCCTGAGCGGCAAGGCCAAGTACTCCAGCATCTTCAACTACCCCACCCACAGCTGGGCGGACGTCGGCATGATCGGCTGGCTCGTGGACGGCGCCGCCATCAAGAACCAGACCATGCTCGCCGGCTGCAGTTACGGCCCGTACAGCCGCGCCATGGTCCGCATCTGCAGCGAGGAAACCTTCCACCACAAACAGGGCAAGGAAATGATCGTCGCCTACGCCCAGGGCACCCCCGAGCAGCGCGCCCTGGCGCAGGACGCTTTAAATCGCTGGTGGTGGCCCGCCATGATGATGCTCGGCCCGCACGACGCCGACAGCCCCAACAGCGGCGTCCTCACGAAATGGGGCATCAAACTCAAGAGCAACGACGAGGTCCGGCAGGAATTCATCAACGAGCACGTCCCCGAACTGCTCGAAGCGGGCCTCACCATCCCCGACCCCGACCTGCACCAGGACGAGCAGGGCAACTGGCGCCACGGCCCCATCCACTGGGACGAATTCTGGGCCGTCATCCGCGGCGAACAGGGCCTGAACAAGGAACGCCTCGGCGCCCGACAGGCCGCCCACGACGACGGCGCCTGGGTCCGCGACGCCCTCCAGGCCTACACCGACCGGCAACGCGCGGTTGCGGCCGACTGA